The proteins below come from a single Chrysoperla carnea chromosome 1, inChrCarn1.1, whole genome shotgun sequence genomic window:
- the LOC123305901 gene encoding nucleoside diphosphate kinase homolog 5 → MPSSIKIKNSQSDDSSLDSLFIMVMSQKQASNKYMLDEDVVDESPVAYRTPAEILDELNIDKRTHIDLPTQSIGTVTGKTGEGVCERTLAIIKPNAMKFRTEIENRIIDEGFEILTKRTVHLSPEQASEFYASYYGTLGFPTRIVYMSSAPITVYVLAREKAVSHWLKVIGPENVAEAELFWPSSLRGVFGKCDNVDNAVHGSADHIASKWEIRFFFPHLILEPISQDEVAEEYLNKNLNPILSEGLAELLRVKPIDPIIWFAEWLLWHNPNRPKLLPEAIARTKT, encoded by the exons AAAAACAAGCTTCGAACAAATATATGTTAGATGAAGATGTGGTCGATGAAAGCCCTGTTGCATATCGTACACCAGCAGAAATTTTAGATgaattaaatattgacaaaCGAACTCATATCGATTTACCAACCCAATCAATTGGCACGGTTACTGGAAAAACTGGTGAGGGAGTATGCGAACGTACATTGGCTATCATTAAACCAAATGCAATGAAATTTCGAACGGAGATTGAAAATCGAATTATTGATGaaggatttgaaattttaacg AAAAGAACAGTGCATTTATCGCCAGAACAAGCTTCTGAATTTTACGCTTCATATTATGGTACCTTAGGCTTTCCCACAAGAATTGTGTATATGAGTTCAGCGCCCATAACGGTATACGTCTTAGCACGTGAAAAAGCAGTTAGTCATTGGTTAAAAGTAATCGGTCCCGAAAATGTGGCAGAAGCTGAATTATTTTGGCCATCAAGTTTACGTGGTGTTTTTGGAAAATGTGATAATGTCGATAATGCAGTGCATGGTAGCGCTGACCATATAGCTTCGAAGTGGGAAATTAGATTTTTCTTTCCACATC ttatccTCGAGCCTATTTCGCAAGATGAAGTTGCTGaagagtatttaaataaaaatttaaatccaatTTTATCTGAGGGTTTAGCGGAACTTTTAAGAGTAAAACCAATCGATCCAATAATATGGTTTGCTGAGTGGCTACTGTGGCATAATCCAAATAGACCAAAATTGTTACCCGAAGCAATTGCCCGaaccaaaacataa